The Fusarium musae strain F31 chromosome 10, whole genome shotgun sequence genome window below encodes:
- a CDS encoding hypothetical protein (EggNog:ENOG41~MEROPS:MER0034959~CAZy:CE10): MTGLKYDPEYLKALGPVTKEPKPEPSRSVFEIRRNTEDVIRRIVTNSPYPDGVLETVYKVKSYDGVEIEVTRFASEETLASEKPTPAVMYFHGGGYVSCYVELFAPQIARFANDSKLPYFAVSYRRAPEHPAPAGVEDGYAALQFVSKSAVGLNVDPTKIALHGDSAGGGLAAGLALMARDRQLDPQIAKQLLVYPMLDDRDHVETDDPILDLMVWKPDGAKLAWDVYASEVREKIDPQALSYAIPARAATLRGLPSTYIDVGCLDLFRDENLEYAKRLANEHVEVEFHLWPGLPHGFDGMRDISWFARCQESRISALRRM; encoded by the coding sequence ATGACTGGTTTGAAATATGATCCTGAATACCTCAAAGCTCTGGGACCCGTCACGAAGGAACCCAAGCCCGAGCCATCCAGATCAGTTTTTGAGATCAGGAGGAATACTGAAGATGTCATCCGGCGAATCGTCACGAACTCTCCATACCCCGATGGCGTGCTGGAGACTGTGTATAAAGTCAAAAGTTACGATGGAGTCGAGATTGAAGTCACCCGCTTCGCCTCTGAGGAGACTTTAGCTTCAGAGAAGCCCACGCCCGCTGTGATGTACTTTCACGGCGGTGGTTATGTCTCTTGTTACGTGGAGCTGTTTGCACCTCAAATCGCCCGTTTCGCGAACGATTCAAAGCTTCCATACTTCGCGGTGTCTTACCGGCGAGCGCCAGAACATCCTGCTCctgctggtgttgaagacGGGTATGCTGCTCTTCAGTTTGTATCGAAGTCTGCGGTAGGACTTAACGTCGACCCTACAAAGATCGCTCTGCACGGTGACAGCGCTGGTGGAGGACTCGCCGCGGGTCTCGCTTTGATGGCCAGGGATCGACAGCTTGATCCTCAAATTGCGAAGCAACTGCTCGTCTACCCAATGCTTGATGACCGAGATCATGTCGAGACAGACGATCCGATTCTTGACCTCATGGTCTGGAAGCCTGATGGAGCGAAACTTGCATGGGATGTGTACGCCTCTGAGGTTCGAGAGAAGATTGATCCACAAGCTCTATCTTACGCGATTCCAGCTCGGGCTGCAACGTTGCGAGGCCTGCCTTCCACTTATATCGACGTGGGATGTCTCGATCTGTTCAGGGATGAGAATCTGGAGTATGCTAAGAGGTTGGCTAACGAGCATGTTGAAGTCGAGTTTCATCTTTGGCCAGGGCTGCCACACGGATTCGACGGGATGAGGGATATCAGTTGGTTTGCGAGGTGTCAGGAGAGTCGTATAAGTGCACTGAGAAGGATGTGA